Proteins from a single region of Barnesiella propionica:
- a CDS encoding inorganic phosphate transporter, with product METFYLAIIVFIFIIAIFDLAVGVSNDAVNFLNSAIGSKAASFRTVMIIAGIGIFIGASFSNGMMDIARHGIYQPQYFYFDEIMCILLAVMLTDVVLLDIFNSMGMPTSTTVSMVFELLGGTFAMAMVKTIKSNGNLVLGDLINTDKALSVILAIFVSVAIAFFFGTIVQYISRVIFKFNYKKQLKYFGALFGGFATTAIIYFILFKGLKESSFMTSEIKQLIQEYTTHILGVCFIGFTVLMQIFQWLKINILKIVVLLGTFALALAFAGNDLVNFIGVPLAAFSSYTDFIHNANGTTPDSFLMTSLTQSAKTPIIFLISSGAIMVYVLFTSKKAHNVVKTALDLSRQEEGEETFGTSPIARKLVRLTTGSTSNLINAIPPKVRSWLNSRFDKDDVILENGASFDLIRASVNLVLASLLIALGTSMKLPLSTTYVTFMVAMGSSLADRAWGRESAVYRITGVISVIGGWFITAGAAFMICFMVTMLIYFGGTIAIILLGALVAYLLIRSQIVYKRKMKVEKNDTLVKQMLANTDNNKALVLLRQFSREEYAKLMEWSSVIYNQMVTGFINESYRTLRKAMNHIEVERRYFKQVKRIGTMGISKLSDKDALEKSLYLFQGNDFATDILHSVKRICEPALEHTDNNFNPLEPEQKVHFSEIAAGISQFLKDCELWIARNEGEGFKDLISTGNILINQLAQIKREEMHHMQEQSSYIKVGMVFLTMIQESQNIVALAINLLKIDQKFQEE from the coding sequence ATGGAAACTTTTTATCTGGCTATTATCGTATTCATTTTCATTATAGCTATATTTGACTTGGCTGTGGGTGTAAGTAACGATGCCGTCAACTTCCTGAATTCCGCCATAGGTTCCAAAGCAGCATCTTTCAGAACCGTAATGATCATCGCCGGTATCGGTATTTTTATAGGGGCATCTTTCTCAAACGGCATGATGGATATAGCCAGACACGGAATCTATCAACCGCAATATTTTTATTTCGACGAAATAATGTGCATATTGCTGGCCGTGATGCTTACCGACGTGGTATTGCTGGATATTTTCAATTCTATGGGAATGCCCACTTCCACAACGGTATCGATGGTATTCGAGCTATTAGGAGGAACGTTTGCCATGGCCATGGTGAAAACCATCAAATCCAATGGCAATCTCGTGCTGGGAGACCTTATCAATACGGACAAAGCCTTATCGGTCATACTGGCGATATTCGTCTCGGTAGCCATTGCATTTTTCTTCGGAACTATCGTACAATATATATCCCGGGTTATTTTTAAATTCAATTATAAAAAGCAGCTCAAATATTTCGGGGCCCTGTTCGGAGGATTTGCCACTACCGCGATCATTTATTTCATTCTTTTTAAGGGATTGAAAGAATCGTCATTCATGACCTCTGAAATCAAACAACTTATACAAGAGTATACGACTCATATCCTGGGCGTGTGCTTCATCGGATTCACCGTACTGATGCAAATATTCCAATGGCTCAAAATCAATATACTTAAAATCGTCGTTCTATTAGGAACTTTCGCACTGGCGCTCGCATTTGCCGGAAATGACCTGGTCAATTTTATCGGAGTCCCCCTCGCCGCGTTCTCTTCCTATACCGATTTTATCCATAATGCCAACGGAACAACACCGGACAGTTTCCTGATGACCTCGCTTACCCAATCGGCAAAGACCCCGATTATATTCCTCATATCGTCGGGAGCAATTATGGTATATGTATTGTTTACATCCAAAAAAGCCCATAACGTTGTAAAAACAGCTCTCGACCTGTCCCGGCAGGAAGAAGGAGAAGAAACATTCGGTACTTCTCCCATAGCCCGGAAGCTGGTGAGGCTGACTACTGGTTCCACATCCAATCTTATCAATGCGATTCCTCCTAAGGTAAGGAGCTGGCTTAATTCCCGTTTCGATAAAGATGATGTTATCTTGGAAAACGGAGCCTCCTTTGACCTCATAAGAGCGTCCGTAAACCTGGTACTGGCCAGTTTGCTTATTGCGTTAGGAACATCAATGAAACTTCCTCTTTCCACTACCTACGTTACATTCATGGTCGCGATGGGTAGCTCGCTGGCCGACCGTGCCTGGGGACGGGAAAGCGCCGTATACCGCATAACCGGAGTTATCTCTGTCATCGGAGGATGGTTCATTACGGCAGGAGCCGCATTCATGATTTGTTTCATGGTAACCATGCTCATTTATTTCGGAGGAACAATCGCTATTATCCTGCTCGGAGCTCTGGTCGCTTATCTCCTCATCCGCAGCCAGATCGTTTACAAACGTAAAATGAAAGTAGAAAAGAACGATACTCTCGTTAAACAAATGCTGGCAAACACAGACAACAATAAAGCACTCGTACTTTTACGCCAGTTCAGCCGGGAAGAATATGCAAAACTCATGGAATGGAGTTCCGTTATTTATAATCAAATGGTAACAGGATTCATCAACGAAAGTTACCGTACCCTGCGCAAAGCGATGAACCATATCGAAGTGGAACGCCGCTATTTCAAACAGGTCAAACGAATAGGTACTATGGGGATTTCCAAACTGAGTGATAAAGACGCTCTTGAAAAGAGCCTCTATCTTTTTCAGGGAAACGATTTTGCCACCGATATATTACACAGTGTAAAACGTATCTGTGAACCCGCACTGGAACATACCGACAACAACTTTAATCCTCTCGAACCGGAACAAAAAGTACACTTCTCCGAAATAGCCGCAGGCATTTCGCAATTCCTGAAAGATTGCGAATTGTGGATCGCACGCAACGAAGGCGAGGGCTTCAAAGACCTCATCTCCACAGGGAATATACTGATCAACCAATTGGCACAAATAAAACGGGAAGAAATGCACCACATGCAAGAACAATCCTCTTATATTAAAGTAGGTATGGTATTCCTCACGATGATACAGGAATCCCAAAATATTGTGGCATTGGCGATAAACCTGCTCAAAATAGACCAGAAATTCCAGGAAGAATAA
- a CDS encoding GDSL-type esterase/lipase family protein has product MKKDSFNQIIWLFLFTLLFLVVFSFLPTVEWGPLKTKKIDLISDIRVKDIPAYVPEKEVRYADEVLPEDTTRIQEDTRVAIQSGDTTVIRRNPPRLSNGTVVFEDFSPSGDGLSRFLDALRTCKSSDRPVRIAFLGDSYIEADIFTQNIREELQARFGGGGVGYVNMYSEFPGFRRSIVQSGKGWITHNVVNPKAMEWDKMTLLHQYYIPEEGAVATYKGTNRLKGADKWNVSRFLFINRNRSTVRMRLSDGVWMSYSPSSSGEIQELVLEGETSSFQVRVDSVSGFTALGVWLDGQTGVSVDNISIRGYSGTSLGRMNVGKSFEMNGFIPYDLIVLEYGLNVMTAEITDYRKYAGQMKQAVSHLKECYPDANVMILGVGDRSYRKDGEFITMPAVPALVEAQREVARSLGVVFWDTYQAMGGYNSMLSFVGHKPPLANKDYTHINHAGGKQLAGYFVRSLELALEPSENITGHED; this is encoded by the coding sequence ATGAAGAAGGATTCTTTTAACCAGATAATATGGTTGTTCCTGTTTACATTGTTGTTTCTTGTCGTCTTCTCTTTTTTGCCAACTGTCGAGTGGGGGCCGTTAAAAACCAAAAAGATCGATCTTATATCGGATATACGGGTTAAGGATATTCCTGCATATGTCCCGGAAAAGGAGGTGCGATATGCTGATGAGGTTTTGCCTGAAGATACTACCCGCATACAAGAAGATACCCGTGTTGCGATTCAGAGCGGCGATACGACGGTAATACGCCGAAATCCTCCCAGGCTTTCCAACGGGACGGTGGTTTTTGAAGATTTCTCCCCGTCTGGAGACGGTCTTTCTCGCTTTCTGGATGCCTTGCGTACTTGTAAATCTTCGGACAGACCTGTGCGGATTGCATTTCTGGGGGATTCTTATATCGAAGCGGATATATTCACACAAAATATACGGGAGGAGCTGCAAGCCCGTTTCGGGGGAGGTGGAGTAGGATATGTCAACATGTATTCGGAATTTCCCGGATTCCGCCGTTCGATCGTGCAGAGCGGGAAAGGATGGATTACTCATAATGTGGTGAATCCCAAAGCAATGGAATGGGATAAAATGACTTTGCTTCATCAGTATTATATTCCGGAAGAAGGTGCTGTAGCGACATATAAAGGGACGAACCGTTTGAAAGGTGCGGATAAATGGAATGTATCCCGGTTCCTTTTTATAAACAGAAATCGCAGTACTGTTAGAATGCGCTTAAGCGACGGAGTATGGATGTCGTATTCACCTTCTTCGTCCGGAGAAATTCAGGAATTGGTGCTCGAAGGGGAGACTTCTTCTTTTCAAGTTAGGGTAGACAGTGTTTCCGGCTTTACGGCTCTTGGTGTGTGGCTGGACGGGCAGACAGGAGTTTCGGTCGACAATATTTCTATCAGAGGGTATTCAGGTACTTCTCTCGGCAGAATGAATGTGGGAAAAAGTTTTGAAATGAACGGTTTTATACCGTACGATCTGATAGTATTGGAATACGGATTAAATGTCATGACAGCTGAGATAACCGATTATCGTAAGTATGCAGGGCAAATGAAACAGGCTGTTTCCCATTTGAAGGAATGTTATCCGGATGCAAATGTAATGATCTTAGGCGTGGGTGACCGCAGTTACCGTAAAGACGGAGAGTTCATAACGATGCCTGCTGTCCCTGCTTTGGTGGAAGCACAGCGCGAGGTGGCCCGTTCGTTAGGGGTTGTTTTCTGGGATACTTATCAGGCGATGGGAGGATATAACAGTATGCTGTCTTTCGTAGGGCATAAACCGCCTTTGGCAAATAAAGATTATACACATATCAATCATGCGGGGGGCAAACAATTGGCTGGTTATTTCGTACGGTCACTGGAACTGGCTTTGGAACCTTCAGAAAATATTACGGGACATGAGGATTAA
- a CDS encoding tetratricopeptide repeat protein yields the protein MKYKISFLVIMFFPSLLFSQIISQPGHVRKISYNKSNQTVPVSDVRLKVETESRSDDKGDFTLFITSNKRDTFVFERIYKQDYTLISPPAKELSSTKYALNPHVKVEIVVANTKELQAERRRIETNIRTRKESEIARYEKIISEKDAELSAMKEKNARYDQLRAERDSLEKVLNEFSVRYYDSDKYILEEADKLSRIDYQSLDSIEIVNTDLRKQGKGREMVEYNKSLLPVNEASIADFLPDMIARTESDLKKQKELRDFLAQRYKDIADGFWLEYQNDSASCYLEKRLNLEPDNYDYLTECGNFFLIYIADYKKAKEYITRSLDIARKENGEESNQVATSYNNIGLVYSSLGDYVKSLEYYHKSLVIREKVFGPDHPDVATLYNNIGLVYSSLGDYVKSLEYYHKSLVILEKVFGPDHPDVATLYNNIGGIYSSQGDYAKSREYYHKSLVILEKVFGPDHPDVATSYNNIGLVYDSQGDYAKSLEYYHKSLVILEKVFGPDHPDVATLYNNIGGIYSSLGDYAKSLEYYNRSLSILEKIFVLDHPSVATSYNSIGFFYSSQGDYAKSLEYYHKSLVIREKVFGPDHPDVATSYNNIGFVYFSQGDYVKSLEYYHKSLVIREKVFGPDHPDVATLYNNIGLVYSSLGDYAKSLEYYNKSLSILEKVFGPDHPDVAASYNNIGGIYSSQGDYAKSLEYYHKSLVILEKVFGPDHPDVATSYNNIGLVYSSLGDYVKSLEYYHKSLVIREKVFGPDHPDVAASYNNIGGIYSSQGDYAKSLEYYNKLLSILEKSGKDSPDVLDVRNIVALLLSQLIESDLIEKSLKISYKERLCKLLAECVFTGEVIKGDHQAYRKGLRGKYYILCCGGWECINNDNLFVYKNQLENKPKMVIFMQDGKIIQEYFGPEAVGLKFSLELLSGTDKEKLLNRYKDWKKRNGSVVDEVMMAQ from the coding sequence ATGAAATACAAAATAAGCTTTTTGGTTATTATGTTTTTTCCCTCTCTGTTATTCTCCCAGATAATATCACAGCCAGGGCACGTGAGGAAGATCTCTTACAATAAATCGAACCAGACGGTTCCGGTCTCCGATGTCCGTTTAAAAGTAGAGACGGAATCCCGGAGTGATGATAAGGGCGATTTTACCTTATTTATTACATCCAATAAGCGGGACACATTCGTTTTCGAGCGAATTTACAAACAGGACTATACTCTTATTTCTCCTCCGGCAAAAGAGCTGAGCAGTACAAAATACGCATTGAACCCTCACGTAAAAGTGGAAATAGTAGTTGCGAATACCAAAGAGTTGCAGGCCGAGCGCCGCCGGATAGAGACGAATATACGTACCCGGAAAGAATCAGAGATAGCCCGTTATGAAAAAATAATATCGGAAAAGGATGCGGAGTTGTCGGCGATGAAAGAAAAAAATGCCCGTTATGATCAGTTGCGGGCCGAACGCGACAGTTTGGAAAAAGTCTTGAATGAATTTTCCGTACGTTATTACGATTCGGATAAATATATACTGGAAGAGGCGGATAAATTATCCCGAATAGATTACCAGTCCCTGGATTCGATAGAAATTGTTAACACGGACTTGCGAAAACAAGGAAAAGGCCGCGAGATGGTAGAATATAATAAAAGTTTGCTGCCGGTGAATGAAGCCTCAATTGCGGATTTCCTGCCGGATATGATTGCCCGTACCGAGTCTGATCTGAAAAAACAGAAAGAGTTACGTGATTTTCTGGCTCAGCGGTATAAAGATATTGCCGACGGTTTCTGGCTGGAGTATCAAAATGATTCTGCATCATGTTATTTGGAAAAAAGATTAAATTTGGAGCCGGATAATTATGATTATCTGACGGAGTGCGGTAACTTTTTTCTAATATATATAGCGGATTATAAGAAAGCAAAAGAGTATATAACCCGTTCGTTAGATATCGCCCGTAAAGAGAATGGAGAGGAGAGTAATCAAGTTGCCACATCGTATAATAATATCGGGCTTGTTTATAGTTCCCTGGGCGATTATGTAAAGTCTTTGGAATATTATCATAAGTCTCTGGTGATACGTGAAAAGGTCTTCGGTCCGGACCATCCCGATGTTGCCACATTGTATAATAATATCGGGCTTGTTTATAGTTCCCTGGGCGATTATGTAAAGTCTTTGGAATATTATCATAAGTCTCTGGTGATACTTGAAAAGGTCTTCGGTCCGGATCATCCTGATGTTGCCACATTGTATAATAATATTGGTGGCATTTATTCTTCTCAGGGCGATTATGCGAAGTCACGGGAGTATTATCATAAGTCTCTGGTGATACTTGAAAAGGTCTTCGGTCCGGATCATCCTGATGTTGCCACATCGTATAATAATATCGGGCTTGTTTATGATTCTCAGGGCGATTATGCGAAGTCGTTGGAATATTATCATAAGTCTCTGGTGATACTTGAAAAGGTCTTCGGTCCGGATCATCCTGATGTTGCCACATTGTATAATAATATCGGTGGCATTTATTCTTCCCTGGGCGATTATGCGAAGTCGTTGGAATATTATAATAGGTCGCTGTCGATACTTGAAAAGATTTTTGTTCTGGACCACCCCAGTGTTGCCACATCGTATAATAGTATCGGGTTTTTTTATTCTTCTCAGGGCGATTATGCGAAGTCGCTGGAATATTATCATAAGTCTCTGGTGATACGTGAAAAGGTCTTCGGTCCGGATCATCCTGATGTTGCCACATCGTATAATAATATCGGGTTTGTTTATTTTTCTCAGGGCGATTATGTAAAGTCTTTGGAATATTATCATAAGTCTCTGGTGATACGTGAAAAGGTCTTCGGTCCGGACCACCCCGATGTTGCCACATTGTATAATAATATCGGGCTTGTTTATAGTTCCCTGGGCGATTATGCGAAGTCGTTGGAATATTATAATAAATCATTGTCGATACTTGAAAAGGTCTTCGGTCCGGATCATCCTGATGTTGCCGCATCGTATAATAATATTGGTGGCATTTATTCTTCTCAGGGCGATTATGCGAAGTCGCTGGAATATTATCATAAGTCTCTGGTGATACTTGAAAAGGTCTTCGGTCCGGATCATCCTGATGTTGCCACATCGTATAATAATATCGGGCTTGTTTATAGTTCCCTGGGCGATTATGTAAAGTCTTTGGAATATTATCATAAGTCTCTGGTGATACGTGAAAAGGTCTTCGGTCCGGATCATCCTGATGTTGCCGCATCGTATAATAATATTGGTGGCATTTATTCTTCTCAGGGCGATTATGCGAAGTCGCTGGAATATTATAATAAGTTACTGTCGATACTTGAGAAATCCGGCAAAGATTCTCCGGATGTATTGGACGTGCGTAATATCGTAGCGCTTTTATTATCCCAATTAATAGAGTCGGATTTGATCGAAAAGAGTTTAAAAATATCTTATAAAGAAAGATTATGCAAACTTTTGGCGGAATGTGTCTTTACGGGAGAGGTAATAAAAGGCGATCATCAGGCCTATCGTAAAGGTTTACGCGGAAAATATTATATATTATGTTGTGGCGGATGGGAATGTATAAATAACGATAACCTTTTTGTGTATAAAAATCAATTAGAAAATAAACCTAAAATGGTAATATTTATGCAGGACGGGAAAATTATACAAGAGTATTTCGGGCCTGAAGCAGTCGGGTTGAAATTTTCGTTAGAACTTTTATCCGGAACGGATAAGGAAAAGTTATTGAACCGGTATAAAGATTGGAAAAAAAGGAACGGGTCTGTTGTGGACGAAGTCATGATGGCACAATGA
- a CDS encoding GDSL-type esterase/lipase family protein — protein MRIKLFYILGLACLSMLSSGAYAQGDIAVLSCIKKDSNRIKDPAGLLHGFYDKLYALKDSGHVVRVLHIGDSHLQAGFFSGEVMAELQKTFGNAGRGLIVPLKLAKTNEPRDYSITSDIDWDFSRCVGKYNKYPLGVGGISLVPESREIDLNIETLSQTACNSFNRIELFHAPMSPRLHISDGMQALRVDSLYPFMTCYELAEPVCSLRLRGLVTGAIDSCLFYGASLENGEKGVLYHVVGNNGAMYENYASIPDFTPQAAALHPDIVIISLGTNEAFGSRADAMVIRRNIDMLVSSLQKDMPEVPVLLTTPAECQKRMRGRRRKGGRRTYFAVNRQISDVRDIILNYAGDKGLPVWDWYMVSGGTGSSSKWVRSGLMARDRIHCTAEGYRIQGNLLYQSLMDDYHGYIQHRFE, from the coding sequence ATGAGGATTAAACTATTCTATATATTGGGGCTGGCATGTTTGTCGATGCTCTCATCCGGTGCTTATGCACAAGGTGATATCGCTGTTCTATCCTGTATAAAAAAAGATTCTAACCGGATAAAAGACCCTGCGGGGCTATTACATGGTTTTTATGATAAGCTATATGCTTTAAAAGATTCGGGACACGTGGTGAGAGTGCTGCATATCGGGGATTCCCATTTGCAGGCCGGTTTTTTTTCGGGAGAGGTAATGGCCGAGTTGCAAAAAACTTTCGGAAATGCGGGTAGGGGACTGATTGTGCCGTTGAAGTTGGCGAAGACTAATGAACCCCGGGATTATTCTATTACATCGGACATAGACTGGGATTTTTCCAGATGTGTGGGAAAATATAATAAATATCCTTTGGGTGTAGGAGGAATATCTTTAGTTCCGGAGAGCCGTGAGATAGATCTGAACATAGAGACATTGAGCCAAACTGCATGCAATAGTTTCAACCGTATAGAACTTTTCCATGCGCCTATGTCGCCGCGTCTGCATATTTCGGACGGGATGCAGGCGTTGAGGGTAGATTCTTTATATCCTTTCATGACCTGTTATGAATTGGCTGAACCGGTTTGTAGTCTGCGTTTGCGAGGATTGGTTACAGGGGCAATCGATTCTTGCCTGTTTTATGGTGCCAGCCTGGAGAACGGAGAAAAAGGTGTTTTGTACCATGTCGTAGGGAATAACGGGGCTATGTACGAAAATTATGCGTCCATACCTGATTTTACACCCCAGGCCGCTGCTCTTCATCCCGATATTGTCATCATCTCATTGGGAACCAATGAGGCGTTCGGTAGCCGGGCCGATGCTATGGTTATCAGACGAAATATAGATATGCTGGTTTCTTCCTTGCAAAAAGATATGCCTGAAGTTCCTGTGCTGCTGACTACCCCCGCGGAATGCCAGAAACGCATGCGCGGACGTAGGCGGAAAGGAGGTCGCCGGACTTATTTTGCGGTGAATCGGCAGATTTCCGATGTGCGGGATATTATACTGAATTATGCCGGAGATAAAGGACTGCCTGTATGGGATTGGTATATGGTGTCCGGGGGTACGGGTTCTTCTTCGAAATGGGTGAGATCGGGATTGATGGCCCGGGACCGTATTCACTGTACAGCTGAAGGTTACCGCATTCAGGGCAATTTACTGTATCAAAGTTTAATGGACGATTATCATGGATATATTCAACATAGATTTGAGTAA
- the cls gene encoding cardiolipin synthase — MTELIIHPADWLYYALYLIYAITIIGTIIVVILENRNPVKSIAWIVVLISLPFVGLIFYLFFGQDFRRHRMISRKSKRKLRKGDFYPAVEISKLNLSEDSKQLIRLCSSMGQMTFYPDNEVEIFISGKEKFERLIQDINRAHKYIHIQYYIFENDKLGNKIRDLLIARAKEGIEIRVIYDDVGCWQVKNRFFNEMKTHGIEVYPFLEVTFPSLANRINYRNHRKLVVIDGKVGYIGGLNIADRYMSESKLGFWRDTHARITGPAVHGLQASFSVDWSFIRKELLAGPDYFPPTTMCGNTGIQIVTSGPIGQWSNIALGFLRAISNAKRYLYIQTPYFLPTEALLKVMQTAALSKVDVRLMIPDRSDSMILRLATFSYVSQMLKAGVKVYLYQGGFLHAKTIVSDDEFFTIGSTNLDFRSFEHNFEGNAFMYDKEKAIEMKEIFFKDLENCQRIKPSVWRRRPTWEKFKESVVRLMSPVL, encoded by the coding sequence ATGACAGAACTGATCATACATCCGGCCGACTGGTTATATTATGCCTTGTATTTGATATACGCTATCACTATCATAGGTACGATTATTGTTGTCATACTCGAAAACCGCAATCCGGTCAAGAGCATCGCATGGATTGTCGTACTTATTTCATTACCGTTCGTCGGCCTTATTTTTTATTTGTTTTTCGGACAGGATTTCAGAAGGCACCGGATGATTTCCCGGAAAAGTAAACGCAAACTGCGTAAAGGAGATTTTTATCCCGCTGTAGAAATAAGCAAACTGAACCTGAGCGAAGACAGCAAACAACTCATCCGCCTATGCTCTTCGATGGGACAAATGACATTCTACCCGGATAACGAAGTGGAAATATTTATTTCAGGTAAGGAAAAATTCGAACGGCTCATCCAGGACATTAATCGCGCCCATAAATACATACACATACAGTATTATATTTTTGAAAATGACAAATTAGGAAATAAGATACGGGATCTCCTCATCGCACGTGCAAAAGAAGGAATAGAAATAAGAGTGATATATGACGATGTAGGATGCTGGCAGGTCAAGAATCGTTTTTTCAACGAGATGAAAACTCACGGTATCGAAGTATATCCCTTCCTGGAAGTAACATTTCCCAGCCTTGCCAACAGGATCAACTACCGGAATCACCGGAAGCTTGTCGTTATCGACGGAAAAGTCGGTTATATAGGAGGGCTTAATATCGCCGACCGGTATATGTCGGAATCGAAATTAGGATTCTGGCGCGATACGCATGCGCGTATCACCGGACCGGCCGTACATGGTCTGCAAGCATCCTTCTCGGTAGACTGGAGTTTTATCCGGAAAGAACTTCTCGCAGGTCCCGATTATTTTCCTCCTACCACCATGTGCGGCAATACCGGGATACAAATAGTCACCAGTGGTCCCATTGGACAGTGGAGTAATATTGCTCTTGGTTTTCTAAGAGCCATTTCCAATGCAAAACGCTATCTCTATATACAAACGCCCTATTTCCTGCCCACCGAGGCACTGCTGAAAGTGATGCAAACGGCGGCTCTTTCCAAAGTAGACGTACGCTTGATGATACCCGACCGTTCCGACTCTATGATTTTGAGACTGGCTACATTTTCTTATGTCTCCCAAATGTTAAAAGCCGGTGTAAAAGTATATCTCTACCAAGGCGGATTTCTTCATGCGAAAACCATCGTATCGGACGACGAATTCTTCACCATCGGTTCCACCAATCTAGATTTCCGCAGCTTTGAACATAATTTCGAAGGAAACGCATTTATGTACGATAAGGAAAAAGCGATAGAAATGAAAGAAATATTCTTTAAAGACCTGGAAAACTGCCAGCGTATTAAACCATCCGTATGGCGCAGACGCCCCACCTGGGAAAAATTTAAAGAATCTGTCGTGCGTCTTATGAGTCCGGTATTATAA
- a CDS encoding toll/interleukin-1 receptor domain-containing protein: MEEKYKYYAFISYKREDEKWARWLQYKIENYRLPSTIRVTDKRYPRKLKPVFLDRTDIQPGFLKDELRKELKQSRYLIVICSSRSAKSAWVGKEISDFIAIGRGKNIIPFVIEGIPYSNDPQTECIHPVLKSKLPELIGINIHEEGHDNRFIKREKAFVRVLSAILGVSFDSLWNRHRRRIIKKIVAATIGLLAVLSVIYGVWRYNRPFDVKLLFEETTFRNESLGFPEDGGQVLLIYNKDTLCKVIGSLENPVSFSDIPGRYSGKNAQIVFRSWGYVYTDTVMPLKPSLILPVSRDNTYGTVQGFVRNAGSDMPEEGVVVEIAGKISVTNHNGYFSMDIPLCAQKKRYEAVILKKEKRAAIQTVYPTQGEEKLLNTVYIQ, from the coding sequence GTGGAAGAAAAATATAAATATTATGCTTTTATCAGCTACAAGCGTGAAGATGAGAAATGGGCGAGATGGTTGCAGTATAAAATAGAAAATTACCGTCTGCCTTCGACTATCCGTGTCACAGATAAACGATATCCCCGGAAATTAAAACCTGTTTTCCTGGACCGTACCGATATACAGCCGGGGTTTCTGAAGGATGAATTGCGAAAGGAGTTGAAGCAGTCCCGGTATTTGATAGTTATATGTTCATCCCGTTCGGCTAAATCGGCCTGGGTAGGCAAAGAAATATCCGATTTTATCGCCATTGGGCGCGGAAAGAATATAATCCCTTTTGTTATAGAAGGAATCCCGTACAGTAACGATCCTCAAACGGAATGTATTCATCCGGTTCTTAAAAGCAAACTTCCCGAGTTGATAGGAATAAATATTCATGAGGAGGGACATGACAACCGGTTTATAAAGAGGGAAAAAGCTTTTGTCCGGGTACTTTCGGCAATTCTCGGCGTTTCTTTTGATTCGTTGTGGAACCGCCACCGCAGGCGTATCATAAAAAAAATCGTCGCGGCTACTATCGGTTTGTTGGCTGTATTGTCGGTCATATACGGAGTCTGGAGATATAACCGTCCGTTCGATGTAAAACTTTTATTTGAAGAGACAACTTTCCGGAATGAAAGTCTCGGTTTTCCCGAAGACGGCGGACAGGTGCTGCTTATCTATAATAAAGATACGTTATGCAAAGTGATTGGCAGCCTGGAGAACCCCGTGTCGTTCAGTGACATTCCGGGGAGATATTCCGGAAAGAATGCCCAAATAGTATTCCGGTCGTGGGGATATGTATATACGGATACCGTCATGCCGTTGAAGCCTTCTCTCATCCTGCCGGTAAGCCGCGACAATACTTATGGGACGGTGCAGGGTTTTGTGAGGAATGCCGGTTCCGATATGCCCGAGGAAGGAGTGGTGGTGGAAATTGCCGGAAAAATATCCGTTACGAATCACAACGGATATTTTTCCATGGATATACCGCTATGTGCGCAAAAGAAACGTTACGAAGCAGTTATCCTGAAAAAAGAGAAAAGAGCTGCTATTCAAACCGTTTATCCTACACAAGGAGAAGAAAAACTTTTAAATACTGTATATATACAATAG